One window of the Magnolia sinica isolate HGM2019 chromosome 19, MsV1, whole genome shotgun sequence genome contains the following:
- the LOC131235265 gene encoding uncharacterized protein LOC131235265, with amino-acid sequence MTVKLSNLGIGLASVFLFFLLALAAELFYIVWWRRRFRRENSAGADITGDPYVSPSKELLFFLCWKNQSRVEPAGATPGHVLSSAGADFPSRPESDSLSTKARSDAANGERDDAEWTKMYGPSRVLFTINEEREVSLSAATDDLERGVREPTPFSTPCDSPLFYTPSSSPPRESKASP; translated from the coding sequence ATGACAGTTAAACTCAGCAATCTCGGCATCGGGCTGGCCTcagtcttcctcttctttctcctCGCTCTCGCAGCAGAGCTCTTCTACATCGTCTGGTGGCGCCGGAGATTCCGCCGTGAAAATTCCGCCGGAGCTGACATAACCGGCGACCCCTACGTCAGCCCTTCCAAGGAGCTACTCTTCTTCCTCTGCTGGAAGAACCAGTCCCGTGTCGAGCCCGCCGGAGCAACCCCAGGCCACGTTCTCAGCTCCGCCGGAGCCGATTTCCCCTCCCGGCCGGAATCTGACTCCCTCTCCACTAAGGCACGCTCCGATGCGGCGAACGGGGAAAGAGACGACGCGGAATGGACGAAGATGTACGGTCCGTCGAGGGTACTGTTCACGATCAATGAAGAGAGGGAGGTGTCTCTGTCCGCCGCGACGGACGATTTGGAGAGAGGGGTGAGAGAGCCGACGCCCTTCTCGACGCCCTGCGACTCTCCTCTTTTCTACACGCCGTCGTCGTCTCCGCCTCGGGAGTCCAAAGCATCGCCGTAA